Part of the Candidatus Krumholzibacteriota bacterium genome is shown below.
TACGGTGACAATATGGATGAGGACGGAAGACATTATCTAAAGCGCGTGCGGGCCGCTACCGGGCGGTTAAATCAGACAATGAACGACATGCTGAAACTTTCCCGGGCGGGAAGAAGAAAGATGGTCCTCGAAGAGGTTTATCTGGGGAATATAGCAAAAGAAATAGCGGCAGAAATGCGCGCCGCTGATTCATCCCGCAGGGTGGAAATCGAAATACAGGATGGGATGATAGCTATGGGAGACACCTATCTCCTCCGGCTCGTAATAAAAAACCTTTTTAAGAATGCCTGGAAGTTTACTAAACAAAAAGAGAAAGCAAAGATAAGATTCGGCGAAAAAGAGCACGGAGGAAATAAAATCTACTTTATCGAAGACAACGGAGCGGGTTTTGACATGCGCTATTCTCACAAGCTGTTTAGGTCTTTTGAAAGTCTTCATTCCCGTGATGATTTTCAAGGAACAGGCATAGGGCTGACAATGGTGAAGGATATCATACTCCGTCACGAGGGGCATGTCTGGGGAGAAAGTGAAGGGAAGGGGAAGGGCGCGGTGTTTAGTTTTACGTTGAAGCATGATAAAAATTAACTGAAAATTCGCCTGGGATTCTCATACTAAATATAGATTCATATTATCAAATTGCAGGAATTCCCCCAAAAATCCGGCAAGTATTTTACTAACATTTCGAGATACAATAAGTTATCAGGATTGGTAAGTGGAATAGGGTTTTCATTGCTGATGAGTGCGGATGATTGATATTTTCAAAATCGTTGTCGGTTTCCCCGGCGAGGAAACCGCAACTCCCGCCTCGGGCTCGCTCTTTCTGCCCCTTCGGGCCAGAAATCCTTGCCCGCTCGCCCTCCGGAGGGTTTTGAAAATATCAATCATCCGCATACTATTATAAATCATCGACTACCTTATAGGTTATAAAAATTGGGGAAACTCTACATCAAATTGTGCTTGATACAGCCGGACCGTTTTGAATTTAAAGTATAAATTCAGGCAATAGTTTTTATTTCAGCTCCGGCCCGTCCGGAGGACAGTTCTCAGCATATTCCGTATAGATTCGGAAGATCGGAATTTATCCCGTGGAGAATTTAAATTTCATTTAAGCCGGATCCATGTGCCGCTTCAGGGCATATGCAGCGGGGCATCAGGTCCGGTCGGCAATCCCAGAATCATCCAGATAGTCAGCAGTATCATCCAGAATATACCTAAAGCAACCGAATATGGCAGCATGGTGGCTATAATTGTGCCGATTCCGTATTTTTCGTTGTATTTCTGGGCGAAAGCCACTATAAGGGCGAAGTAACTCATCATGGGAGTTATTATGTTCGTAATCGAATCTCCGATACGGAAAGCGGCCTGTGTAATTCCCGGATGGTATCCTAGAATCATGAACATAGGGACAAATATAGGAGCCATTATAGCCCATTTGGCAGAAGCGCTTCCCATGAAGAGATTAATGCCCGCTGAGATTAGAACAAAACAGATCAGCAGGGGGATTCCTGTAAAGCCTATATTTTTTAGAAGTTCAGCTCCGTTAATCGCGAGCAGAACTCCGATGTTACTCTCTTTGAAGTAGTAGACAAACTGTCCGGCGAAGAATACCAGAACTATATATCCGGCAAGGCCTTTCATAGATGCGGTCATCTGCTTGATAACATCTTTGTCGTTTTTAATTGTTCCCACTGTTATCCCGTAGGCGAGCCCGGGCACCAGAAAGAAGATCAGTATAGCTGTTATCAGCCCATCCATAAACGGGGAATGAAGAATAGATCCTGTTTCCGGATTACGAAGCACACCACCTTCAGGTACGACCATAAGCAGAAGGACCGCCAGAACGACTCCTACAGATATACCGGCCCAGATCAACCCTTTCTTTTCGCGGCTCTCGATGTGGTCGAATTCTTCAGTTTCTCCGCAGTATTCACCCAGGCGCGGTTCAACGAATTTTTCGGTTACCCATGTTCCGACTATTACTACCATGAATGCGGATGTGAACATGAAGTAGAAGTTAACAGCCGGGTTGATCTGAATTCCTCCCTCTATAAGACTGGCAGCTGATTCTGACAGGCCTGCCAGAATCGGATCTACAGAGCCGATAAGAAAATTGGCGCCGAACCCTCCGCTCACTCCGCAGAAAGCCGCGGCCATCCCGGCAAGCGGATGTCTTTTAATAGCGGCGAAAACCATTGCTCCCAGTGGAATAAGTACTACGTAACCCGCGCTTGAGGCGAGATGAGAAAGTACACCCGCGGCTACTACAGAGGCTGTAACAAGCCGTTTCGGGGCTGAAGTAACCATATGTCTGAGGAGGGCCGATATCAGGCCGGAACCTTCCGCCACTCCGATCCCGATCATGGCCACCAGCACGATACCGAGAGGGGGGAAGTAGACAAAGTTATCGGTAGCCTTGGAAAAAATAAATCTCAAACCCTCGGAATTCAGAAGACTTATACCTCTTATTGTATCCCCGGTTCCAGGATGTACCGCGGCCGACCCGTAGCGGTAGACGATTTCAGATACTATTACCACTATCAGCGCGAATATGGCAAAGAGGGTAGCCGGGTGAGGGAGCTTATTTCCCACTTTTTCAATATTATCCAGCGACCGCATCAGCAGTGATTCTTTTTTTCTTCCGTTTTTTCCGGCCTTAGAACTTCTAAGATTCATCACTTTCTCCTGATCAATGGATTATTAAAACGATTCAGTATTCGGAATATAAGGATAACTTTCTAATTTTACAAGCGGTTTGCTTTTTTGCCCGCTTCCGGGGGTAATATTCCCGCTTGCCGGCGTAAAAGGCATTAGGATATGTTGGTGCACTCTCTCCCTCGCATCTCGCTCGGCAAATTTGGCCGAGGCGACGGTTATTCCCCGTCAAACAATTTAAGGTACTCCGCGTAACCCTCTTTCTCCAGTTCATCCTTTGGAATAAAACGCAGCGCGGCTGAATTGATGCAGTACCTCAATCCAGTTGGGGGAGGCCCGTCCTGAAAAAGATGCCCCAGATGTGAATCGCCCTTTTTGCTTCGCACCTCCGTGCGTATCATATTGTGGCTTCTATCGGGTTTTTCCACAAGATTCTCCGGTTCCAGAGGCCTGGTAAAACTCGGCCAGCCCGAGCCGGATTCAAACTTGTGCGCCGAGGCGAACAGGGGTTCGCCACTTACCGCGTCCACATATATTCCCTCCCGCTTATTATCCCAGTACTCATTTTGAAAGGGCGGCTCCGTTTGATTCTCTTGAGTAACCCCGTACATAAGGGCGGTTAATTTTTCCTTACTTTTGTTTTTGCCTGAAGCTTCTCCGGAAGGACCTTTTTCCGCCTTCCGTTTGCTTTTCTCCGGCCCCCAAAGCTTGTACGCATTGTTCCATATTTTCTCCAGGGCTCGGTCCCGCCCGGAACCCTCCCTATACTGCCGGTAGCGCAGGGGGCATTCAAGGTGGTAGTTCTGATGATATTCCTCCGCCTGCCAGAACCGGTCCAGCTTTTCTATTTTGGTGGCTATGGGCCGGCTGAAGATTCCGGACTCCCTTATCCTGTCCAGGGAATATTCAGCCAGCTTTCTTTGCCGTTCATCGTGATAGAATATGGCGCTGGTATACTGGGTGCCCCGGTCTGTGAACTGACCGCCGCTGTCTGTGGGATCGATATGCCGCCAGAAGACTTCAAGCAGTTTTCTATAATCGGCCGCGGTGGAATCGTAGTATATCTGAACCGCTTCTAGATGACCTGTCTCTCCGGAACAAACCTCCCGGTAGGAGGGGTTTTCTGTTTTTCCACCGGTATATCCCGATATTACTTTTACTACACCATCGACCTTTTCAAAATCTGCTTCCAAACACCAGAAGCATCCCCCCGCGAAGGTAGCTGATTTCATTTTATCCTTGCTGTTCATTGGTTTTCCCGTCCTTTCATACGAAGAGGCGGCACTTTGTAGTGTAAAGGCTGTCAAGACTGAAATAAAGAAGACGATCGATATTTTCTCTGTCATAATGGAGCCTCCTTGACGCGGAGATAAAGAAGGTTGGCCACTCGTGGTAAATAACCTTATATTTAAGGGATATGTCAAGGGGAAACTCCAGATATTATTTATTGGAGTTTCCCCAATTTTTATAACCTATAAGGTAGTCGATGATTTGTAACAGTATGCGGCTGATTGATATTTTCAAAATCGTGGTCGATTTCCCCGGCGAGGTAATCGTACGCTCTGCGCCTCGGGCTCGCTCTTTCTGCCCCTTCGGGCCAGAAATCCTTGCCCGCTCGCCCTCCGGAGGGTTTTGAAAATATCAATCAGCCGCACTCATCAGCAATAAAAACCCTATTCCACTTATCAATTCTGATAAATGGTTGTATCTCGAAATGTTTGTAAAATACTTGCCTGATTTTCGGGGGAACTCCAGATATTATTTATAATTGACTCATTCCTGCGGGAGCTATAGAATGGCAGAAGCTGATGTATTATCAATGGTATATGGATTTATTCAGGATTTTCTTAAATCGACTGAACCGGGCAGACGCGGATGCATAGCCGGCTTCAGAGCACCTGATTTTACGGCCACCCGCATCTGACGCGGGGAGAGTTAGACAAGAAGACAAATTATGCAGATTCTGATCAAAATAATCATGAGTGTGGCTATTATTCTCACCGCCACGGCGATCGGAAAGAAACTTCCGTCCACTGCCGGCCTGATCGGCGTCATGCCTCTTACCGGCGCTCTTGTCCTCGTGTGGATATATATCGAAAATGAAGGGGATCAAAGAATCATGCGGAACTTCACCAAAGGAGCTCTTTGGGGGATCGTACCCAGCGTTCTTTTCTTCCTCGTGGCCCTCTTCTGCTTTAAGAGGAATTTTTCGCTCCCTGTTGTTCTCGTCTCAAGCTTCGGCGCGTGGCTGGCAGCGGCGTTTCTGCATCAATGGATTCTAAAATGACAAGGAGATAAAATTGCCTGTTTCTTCCCCGGTAAATATGAGGACGATCAAAGATATCTGTAAAGGAGTATAGGTATAATTTCCGGGTG
Proteins encoded:
- a CDS encoding AbgT family transporter, with translation MNLRSSKAGKNGRKKESLLMRSLDNIEKVGNKLPHPATLFAIFALIVVIVSEIVYRYGSAAVHPGTGDTIRGISLLNSEGLRFIFSKATDNFVYFPPLGIVLVAMIGIGVAEGSGLISALLRHMVTSAPKRLVTASVVAAGVLSHLASSAGYVVLIPLGAMVFAAIKRHPLAGMAAAFCGVSGGFGANFLIGSVDPILAGLSESAASLIEGGIQINPAVNFYFMFTSAFMVVIVGTWVTEKFVEPRLGEYCGETEEFDHIESREKKGLIWAGISVGVVLAVLLLMVVPEGGVLRNPETGSILHSPFMDGLITAILIFFLVPGLAYGITVGTIKNDKDVIKQMTASMKGLAGYIVLVFFAGQFVYYFKESNIGVLLAINGAELLKNIGFTGIPLLICFVLISAGINLFMGSASAKWAIMAPIFVPMFMILGYHPGITQAAFRIGDSITNIITPMMSYFALIVAFAQKYNEKYGIGTIIATMLPYSVALGIFWMILLTIWMILGLPTGPDAPLHMP
- the msrB gene encoding peptide-methionine (R)-S-oxide reductase MsrB; its protein translation is MTEKISIVFFISVLTAFTLQSAASSYERTGKPMNSKDKMKSATFAGGCFWCLEADFEKVDGVVKVISGYTGGKTENPSYREVCSGETGHLEAVQIYYDSTAADYRKLLEVFWRHIDPTDSGGQFTDRGTQYTSAIFYHDERQRKLAEYSLDRIRESGIFSRPIATKIEKLDRFWQAEEYHQNYHLECPLRYRQYREGSGRDRALEKIWNNAYKLWGPEKSKRKAEKGPSGEASGKNKSKEKLTALMYGVTQENQTEPPFQNEYWDNKREGIYVDAVSGEPLFASAHKFESGSGWPSFTRPLEPENLVEKPDRSHNMIRTEVRSKKGDSHLGHLFQDGPPPTGLRYCINSAALRFIPKDELEKEGYAEYLKLFDGE
- a CDS encoding DUF3147 family protein, coding for MQILIKIIMSVAIILTATAIGKKLPSTAGLIGVMPLTGALVLVWIYIENEGDQRIMRNFTKGALWGIVPSVLFFLVALFCFKRNFSLPVVLVSSFGAWLAAAFLHQWILK